One Coffea arabica cultivar ET-39 chromosome 5e, Coffea Arabica ET-39 HiFi, whole genome shotgun sequence DNA segment encodes these proteins:
- the LOC113743689 gene encoding uncharacterized protein isoform X1 — translation MVTAHGLPRGFPYRLIYNQRSLWVKRRRRKSILRPCSAEKLLSHSTKELEPEKEYEHAVSKGEERKKDMAKARKEETKAGDSEDVLPGIPPVPSSNHPKSGVAFVLEKASLVPAYVGRTYEILNPDKHADFLRKKNMNPYDYRPDIVHEILVDILGSRLNMAGMVQAVFVKTDLGHLIKIKPHVRIPPTLGKFCAMMSQLLQKFSIKARGGGEKLMQLIDNPLVKHLPVNSRIIGLSVSSPKAVRLRDYVDDVGNDCTPVFVIGAMAHGKINSDYTDDLISGVCVRRICYELERKWRIL, via the exons ATGGTTACTGCACATGGACTGCCTCGAGGTTTTCCTTATCGACTTATCTATAATCAGCGGAGTCTTTG ggTAAAAAGAAGACGGAGGAAAAGCATATTGCGTCCTTGTTCAGCGGAGAAACTTCTAAGTCATTCTACAAAAGAGCTTGAACCAGAGAAAGAATATGAACATGCTGTGAGCAAAGGtgaggaaaggaagaaagacaTGGCAAAAGCCAGAAAAGAGGAGACAAAAGCTGGTGACTCTGAGGATGTACTTCCAGGGATTCCACCAGTTCCTTCGAGCAACCACCCAAAGTCTGGTGTAGCATTTGTTCTTGAAAAAGCTTCACTTGTGCCTGCTTATGTCGGAAGG ACATACGAGATATTGAATCCAGACAAGCATGCTGATTTTTTAAGAAAGAAGAACATGAATCCTTATGATTACAGACCTGATATTGTCCATGAG ATTCTCGTTGATATACTGGGCAGCCGACTTAATATGGCTGGTATGGTTCAGGCTGTGTTTGTTAAAACTGATCTAGGGCATCTTATCAAAATCAAGCCACATGTACGCATACCACCGACATTGGGCAAATTTTGTGCTATGATGT CCCAGTTGTTGCAGAAGTTTAGTATCAAAGCTAGGGGTGGGGGTGAGAAACTAATGCAGTTGATTGACAACCCTTTGGTCAAGCATTTGCCTGTTAATTCTCGAATAATAG GGCTTTCTGTTAGTTCACCAAAGGCTGTAAGGTTGCGGGACTATGTTGATGATGTGGGCAATGATTGCACTCCTGTATTTGTG ATTGGTGCCATGGCTCATGGGAAAATTAATAGTGACTACACAGATGATCTTATATCAG GTGTCTGTGTGAGACGTATATGCTACGAATTGGAGAGGAAATGGAGGATCTTATGA
- the LOC113743689 gene encoding uncharacterized protein isoform X2 — protein sequence MVTAHGLPRGFPYRLIYNQRSLWVKRRRRKSILRPCSAEKLLSHSTKELEPEKEYEHAVSKGEERKKDMAKARKEETKAGDSEDVLPGIPPVPSSNHPKSGVAFVLEKASLVPAYVGRTYEILNPDKHADFLRKKNMNPYDYRPDIVHEILVDILGSRLNMAGMVQAVFVKTDLGHLIKIKPHVRIPPTLGKFCAMMSQLLQKFSIKARGGGEKLMQLIDNPLVKHLPVNSRIIGLSVSSPKAVRLRDYVDDVGNDCTPVFVIGAMAHGKINSDYTDDLISVSAFL from the exons ATGGTTACTGCACATGGACTGCCTCGAGGTTTTCCTTATCGACTTATCTATAATCAGCGGAGTCTTTG ggTAAAAAGAAGACGGAGGAAAAGCATATTGCGTCCTTGTTCAGCGGAGAAACTTCTAAGTCATTCTACAAAAGAGCTTGAACCAGAGAAAGAATATGAACATGCTGTGAGCAAAGGtgaggaaaggaagaaagacaTGGCAAAAGCCAGAAAAGAGGAGACAAAAGCTGGTGACTCTGAGGATGTACTTCCAGGGATTCCACCAGTTCCTTCGAGCAACCACCCAAAGTCTGGTGTAGCATTTGTTCTTGAAAAAGCTTCACTTGTGCCTGCTTATGTCGGAAGG ACATACGAGATATTGAATCCAGACAAGCATGCTGATTTTTTAAGAAAGAAGAACATGAATCCTTATGATTACAGACCTGATATTGTCCATGAG ATTCTCGTTGATATACTGGGCAGCCGACTTAATATGGCTGGTATGGTTCAGGCTGTGTTTGTTAAAACTGATCTAGGGCATCTTATCAAAATCAAGCCACATGTACGCATACCACCGACATTGGGCAAATTTTGTGCTATGATGT CCCAGTTGTTGCAGAAGTTTAGTATCAAAGCTAGGGGTGGGGGTGAGAAACTAATGCAGTTGATTGACAACCCTTTGGTCAAGCATTTGCCTGTTAATTCTCGAATAATAG GGCTTTCTGTTAGTTCACCAAAGGCTGTAAGGTTGCGGGACTATGTTGATGATGTGGGCAATGATTGCACTCCTGTATTTGTG ATTGGTGCCATGGCTCATGGGAAAATTAATAGTGACTACACAGATGATCTTATATCAG TTTCTGCATTCCTTTGA